One Brassica oleracea var. oleracea cultivar TO1000 chromosome C7, BOL, whole genome shotgun sequence genomic window carries:
- the LOC106301745 gene encoding zinc finger protein CONSTANS-LIKE 16-like isoform X1, which translates to MKSLASAVGAKTARACDSCVKRRARWYCAADDAFLCQSCDTLVHSANLLARRHERVLLKSASKHSNHNHNHSPSSPPHEAATWHHGFTRKPRTPRGSGKKNNLSIFHDLVPEISVEDQTESCEREEQLICQVPVLDPTVAEQLLNDVAEAKIEFPIMRSGVMMDDQEDVDNAESCLNGFFPTDMELEEYATDVESLLGRGLDTESYAMEELGLSKTEMFKIEKEEETKDMNIGICDDDRDATAPFEVSFDYESHNTYEEEVIKNIEGSGECVKVKEEEKKNVLMLRLNYDSVISTWGGQGPPWTSGEPPERDIDISSWPFVSMVGNVRESQQKHHVGGCLPSSGFGDGGREARVSRYREKRRTRLFSKKIRYEVRKLNAEKRPRMKGRFVKRASLAVSAMNSPLGMNY; encoded by the exons ATGAAAAGTTTGGCGAGTGCTGTTGGTGCTAAGACGGCGAGGGCCTGCGACAGCTGCGTGAAGAGGCGGGCACGGTGGTACTGCGCCGCCGACGATGCTTTCCTATGCCAATCTTGCGACACTTTGGTCCACTCAGCGAATCTTCTCGCTCGCCGGCACGAGAGAGTTCTTTTGAAGTCTGCCTCAAAGCATAGCAACCACAACCACAACCACTCACCTTCTTCTCCTCCGCATGAGGCTGCAACGTGGCATCACGGGTTCACTCGTAAACCTCGTACTCCACGTGGCTCTGGTAAGAAGAATAATTTGTCGATATTTCATGATTTGGTCCCCGAGATTAGTGTTGAGGACCAGACCGAGAGCTGTGAGCGCGAAGAACAGCTGATCTGTCAAGTGCCGGTTCTTGATCCAACGGTGGCTGAGCAACTCTTAAACGATGTCGCTGAGGCCAAGATTGAGTTTCCTATTATGAGAAGTGGTGTAATGATGGATGATCAGGAGGACGTAGACAACGCCGAGAGTTGTTTAAATGGTTTTTTCCCGACCGACATGGAGCTCGAAGAGTACGCTACTGACGTGGAGAGTCTACTCGGTCGTGGGCTAGACACAGAGTCTTATGCCATGGAGGAACTAGGGTTATCTAAAACAGAAATGTTTAAAATAGAAAAAGAGGAGGAAACAAAAGATATGAACATTGGAATATGCGATGATGACCGAGACGCAACGGCGCCGTTTGAGGTGAGCTTTGATTACGAGTCACACAACACATACGAAGAAGAGGTAATAAAGAATATTGAAGGTAGTGGTGAATGTGTAAAGGTGAAGGAGGAAGAGAAAAAGAATGTTCTGATGCTGAGATTAAACTATGACTCGGTGATATCAACTTGGGGAGGCCAAGGTCCACCGTGGACATCAGGAGAGCCACCAGAACGTGACATAGACATCAGCAGTTGGCCATTTGTTTCCATG GTGGGGAATGTTAGAGAAAGTCAGCAGAAGCATCACGTTGGTGGATGTTTACCCTCGAGTGGGTTTGGGGATGGAGGAAGAGAAGCTAGAGTCTCGAGGTACAGGGAGAAGAGGAGGACGAGATTGTTTTCGAAGAAGATAAGGTACGAAGTACGTAAACTGAATGCAGAGAAAAGACCTCGAATGAAAGGAAGATTCGTTAAGAGAGCTTCCCTTGCTGTTTCTGCTATGAACTCACCATTAGGTATGAATTACTGA
- the LOC106301745 gene encoding zinc finger protein CONSTANS-LIKE 16-like isoform X2: MKSLASAVGAKTARACDSCVKRRARWYCAADDAFLCQSCDTLVHSANLLARRHERVLLKSASKHSNHNHNHSPSSPPHEAATWHHGFTRKPRTPRGSGKKNNLSIFHDLVPEISVEDQTESCEREEQLICQVPVLDPTVAEQLLNDVAEAKIEFPIMRSGVMMDDQEDVDNAESCLNGFFPTDMELEEYATDVESLLGRGLDTESYAMEELGLSKTEMFKIEKEEETKDMNIGICDDDRDATAPFEVKEEEKKNVLMLRLNYDSVISTWGGQGPPWTSGEPPERDIDISSWPFVSMVGNVRESQQKHHVGGCLPSSGFGDGGREARVSRYREKRRTRLFSKKIRYEVRKLNAEKRPRMKGRFVKRASLAVSAMNSPLGMNY; this comes from the exons ATGAAAAGTTTGGCGAGTGCTGTTGGTGCTAAGACGGCGAGGGCCTGCGACAGCTGCGTGAAGAGGCGGGCACGGTGGTACTGCGCCGCCGACGATGCTTTCCTATGCCAATCTTGCGACACTTTGGTCCACTCAGCGAATCTTCTCGCTCGCCGGCACGAGAGAGTTCTTTTGAAGTCTGCCTCAAAGCATAGCAACCACAACCACAACCACTCACCTTCTTCTCCTCCGCATGAGGCTGCAACGTGGCATCACGGGTTCACTCGTAAACCTCGTACTCCACGTGGCTCTGGTAAGAAGAATAATTTGTCGATATTTCATGATTTGGTCCCCGAGATTAGTGTTGAGGACCAGACCGAGAGCTGTGAGCGCGAAGAACAGCTGATCTGTCAAGTGCCGGTTCTTGATCCAACGGTGGCTGAGCAACTCTTAAACGATGTCGCTGAGGCCAAGATTGAGTTTCCTATTATGAGAAGTGGTGTAATGATGGATGATCAGGAGGACGTAGACAACGCCGAGAGTTGTTTAAATGGTTTTTTCCCGACCGACATGGAGCTCGAAGAGTACGCTACTGACGTGGAGAGTCTACTCGGTCGTGGGCTAGACACAGAGTCTTATGCCATGGAGGAACTAGGGTTATCTAAAACAGAAATGTTTAAAATAGAAAAAGAGGAGGAAACAAAAGATATGAACATTGGAATATGCGATGATGACCGAGACGCAACGGCGCCGTTTGAG GTGAAGGAGGAAGAGAAAAAGAATGTTCTGATGCTGAGATTAAACTATGACTCGGTGATATCAACTTGGGGAGGCCAAGGTCCACCGTGGACATCAGGAGAGCCACCAGAACGTGACATAGACATCAGCAGTTGGCCATTTGTTTCCATG GTGGGGAATGTTAGAGAAAGTCAGCAGAAGCATCACGTTGGTGGATGTTTACCCTCGAGTGGGTTTGGGGATGGAGGAAGAGAAGCTAGAGTCTCGAGGTACAGGGAGAAGAGGAGGACGAGATTGTTTTCGAAGAAGATAAGGTACGAAGTACGTAAACTGAATGCAGAGAAAAGACCTCGAATGAAAGGAAGATTCGTTAAGAGAGCTTCCCTTGCTGTTTCTGCTATGAACTCACCATTAGGTATGAATTACTGA